The following coding sequences are from one Cygnus olor isolate bCygOlo1 chromosome 2, bCygOlo1.pri.v2, whole genome shotgun sequence window:
- the LOC121066008 gene encoding KAT8 regulatory NSL complex subunit 1-like, with translation MYPLRENLAKTNSVLRTEMQALAADVNATDSGHHRHSNRVLQLAALALGWLFFIWLQSAYWLLQQHFADQLESCRDLANKSSLTASLLQQQYQTVPALLLESAKFAHIKKRELVRATAVSHFSRKLLKPLTMKCRCEWPNSCILCSCKTSPQSIDPDTTSLGEQIALLDSGFHPILSLPHGSPLHLHFETLLREDRLHRLLSHKLKTLKMSNFGKKQDPTASAFPKLPSSLLLASCLLFEGERRLEGTSSNSSPVSSPQAQKPSSLHHALASSPETPPAPSSSHIPFTGSSAMVGEQRRGERD, from the exons ATGTATCCCTTGAGGGAAAATTTAGCCAAGACTAACAGTGTGCTGAGAACAGAAATGCAAGCATTAGCTGCTGATGTAAATGCTACGGACTCTGGGCATCACCGCCACAGTAACCGGGTCCTGCAGCTTGCTGCTCTCGCCCTGGGatggttatttttcatttggttgCAGTCTGCATactggctcctgcagcagcacttcGCAGATCAGCTTGAAAGTTGCAGAGATTTGGCGAACAAAAGCAGTTTAACAGCCTCGCTCCTACAGCAGCAGTACCAGACAGtacctgcactgctgctggaatCCGCCAAGTTTGCACATATAAAAAAACGTGAGCTTGTCCGAGCTACCGCTGTGTCTCACTTCAGCAGGAAG CTGCTGAAACCTCTCACCATGAAGTGCAGATGTGAATGGCCCAACTCTTGCATCCTGTGTAGCTGCAAAACCTCTCCCCAGTCAATAGACCCCGATACCACGTCACTAGGAGAGCAGATAGCCCTGCTGGACTCTGGCTTCCATCCCATACTGTCCTTACCTCATG GCAGCCCTCTCCACTTACACTTTGAAACCTTATTAAGAGAGGACAGATTGCATAGACTGCTGAGCCATAAACTCAAGACTCTGAAAATGTCCAATTTTGGAAAGAAGCAAGATCCAACTGCCAGTGCATTCCCAAAGCTACCCTCTTCACTTCTGCTTGCCTCCT GTTTGTTGTTCGAAGGGGAAAGGCGGCTCGAAGGAACATCCAGT AACAGCTCTCCTgtttccagtcctcaggcacaAAAACCCAGTTCTCTGCACCACGCACTGGCCTCGTCCCCAGAGACTCCTCCAGCCCCTTCTTCCAGTCACATCCCTTTCACTGGCAGCTCGGCGATG GTTGGTGAGCAGCGGAGGGGGGAGAGGGACTGA